A single genomic interval of Geminocystis sp. NIES-3708 harbors:
- a CDS encoding tyrosine-type recombinase/integrase — MLTIQSQYNITNAKNDTEVMALWFDGKTKTTIKTYGYSLKQFFNFAGCPLTEIRLDTLIQFKQHLMTLNYAVSSINNKLMAIKSLLSFAYKIGYIPFNVGTVVKSVKNHENITDKILMSEEIKALIDNAKNSRDGLLIKLLANTGLRISEAINLRWNDIKLNKIAVFGKGGKTRYVSIKDELLNELFTLKNRFCEYIFYSNRLTPLKRENVHTMLKEVAKKANLTDRVSAHWLRHSTASHALNNGASLNQVKELLGHGSINTTARYLHTLNGTTATDFIDF; from the coding sequence ATGCTCACTATCCAATCGCAATACAATATAACCAATGCCAAAAATGACACAGAAGTAATGGCATTATGGTTCGATGGTAAAACAAAAACTACCATTAAAACCTATGGCTATTCTCTAAAGCAGTTCTTTAATTTTGCGGGATGTCCATTGACTGAGATAAGACTTGATACTTTAATTCAATTTAAGCAACATTTAATGACTCTTAATTATGCAGTTTCTTCCATTAATAATAAGTTAATGGCTATTAAATCATTACTCAGTTTTGCCTATAAAATTGGCTATATTCCTTTTAACGTGGGTACAGTAGTTAAGTCAGTTAAGAATCACGAAAATATTACCGATAAAATATTAATGAGTGAAGAGATAAAAGCATTGATTGATAATGCTAAAAATTCCCGTGATGGTTTACTTATCAAACTTTTAGCTAACACTGGTTTAAGAATTTCAGAAGCAATTAACCTACGATGGAATGATATTAAATTAAATAAAATAGCGGTATTTGGTAAAGGTGGTAAAACCCGTTATGTCTCCATCAAAGATGAACTATTGAATGAGTTATTTACACTGAAGAATCGCTTTTGTGAATACATTTTCTACTCCAATAGACTAACTCCATTAAAAAGAGAAAATGTCCATACTATGCTTAAAGAAGTAGCCAAAAAAGCTAATTTAACCGATAGAGTATCAGCACACTGGTTGAGACACTCCACAGCTTCTCATGCTCTTAATAATGGTGCTAGTTTAAATCAGGTTAAGGAATTATTAGGACATGGTTCAATTAATACCACCGCTCGTTATTTGCACACTTTAAATGGTACGACAGCAACTGACTTTATTGATTTTTAA
- a CDS encoding DUF2283 domain-containing protein, translated as MKIRYDNEIDAIYFDLKDIPSYDSDEIKDGVIVDYDKEDNIVGIEVLDFKNKVLLGLTIDDLPFPEQDKLTASQYFNFPVTA; from the coding sequence ATGAAAATTAGATATGACAATGAAATAGATGCTATTTACTTTGATTTAAAAGATATTCCCTCTTATGACTCCGATGAGATAAAAGACGGTGTAATAGTGGATTACGATAAAGAAGATAACATCGTAGGCATTGAGGTTTTAGACTTTAAAAATAAAGTGTTATTAGGCTTAACTATCGATGATTTACCATTCCCTGAACAAGATAAACTTACAGCTTCTCAATACTTTAACTTTCCTGTTACTGCGTGA
- a CDS encoding plasmid replication protein, CyRepA1 family encodes MLTNSYSKSNYRSSKESLFKYLKTANIKEFWVKLGHGNFYRVTVTDDDLLIRSTRINYDLGLEGEERSLTRNWSTQVISNGYDFLLNLSYEKEGGGFFGCSDGTAIYPLKSHQKYSTQVVTEIDDLPHDKQLEIYQRFGEVSKLTPYLISSGGKSVHGHLLLNQHTPIDKVVYLRRLLCLIVDGDPAVTRPHQPFRLPTFYRKEKGIYQAILQESDNYSYERILEGFKACFDELGYIFPTEIDDRYWTYLTSILQSDKGNKGRKKEAVTKEEKLKVLKEALATGQNGFYESLKKTQKERIATAKNYQLNQDNLSNSDKEKLILELLQYILSKTIGDGLYEDYRSLFCAVKNELGLEKAIQIAEAHSPAKTKWRQVLTSSHGNFTIGTIYHYAKIWGGYSPSNSEYGKVILSGQETLDQANESINEFDFTQWKKDELTKLTKFTPDKTLKCKFIGELLYFKDFEGKITAIRAPKGSGKSSFLSTLKRFLKRLGIPLLLLFDRNKLKHKLADELAINVIDDSLSNDLIETLVNVREDIAATIDSLPRLKKYDLSGYFIIIDEAEQVTDSLGISETHIKSVRGMAWGVLDRAIKGSKGVLIQDADLSDKTVNYWAKLAPHLAVEKIENVAKPTAKNLYLYSSQNASKRENKGYLNLMFNELDKKLKGEGEVMFCVDSETQGNAIYHQYKDKYKTVYLSSKTIGNNPQLNKYTENKGKQIKEDNIQLLIVTPVLQSGFSIEIDNYFDAVFGYFLGVTTSNISRQMLMRYRGDCDRFVWCAKYGLKYKSFYNFNTIKEKLIDAEFITNSIQYLQQVEKLTTLQATVRIAEILQGQNLPLNVNLDNVAMSQARVNLDKSMLLSNFIEGAENEGYIVEYPSTIDYEGNINLLKSLATLSEQSLTKEAHRISMSPLIDKWTYERLSRKATLTDDERAKLARYIIAQRLPDLPLKTEFIKAYILKDRYKVINGIQNYYFSQNFEVAKTIDFNSLTSRVRQAENGGFFYGGDLKNYTKLALLWHELKLEDIRSNGFTNFTSKDFIRTITPKLRYILKTQGISYSANTSPTTVLSKILGLFGFGIQKVKKSGDLREYKVINKELVSNELNWTAIYSSINTRFSADLNLEKDFYSEMGDFYGNDHQSHTEHSSDSGHHAQFYIKKKDNGVHTSSEDIVMDTGEKIETSPPPLPSNKKNKNNQELLGKKCNFWDNNKQWVQGFITEILDFGIQLKDSHNNVSYCDLSQIEILEELVK; translated from the coding sequence ATGTTAACAAATTCTTACTCAAAAAGCAATTACAGAAGCTCTAAAGAATCATTATTCAAATACCTCAAAACGGCAAATATTAAAGAGTTTTGGGTAAAGCTAGGGCATGGTAATTTTTATCGTGTGACAGTTACCGATGATGATTTATTAATTAGATCAACTCGAATAAATTATGATCTGGGATTAGAAGGAGAAGAAAGAAGTCTAACCCGTAACTGGTCAACTCAAGTTATTAGTAACGGTTATGATTTTCTCTTAAACTTATCTTACGAAAAAGAAGGGGGGGGATTTTTTGGGTGTAGCGATGGCACTGCTATTTATCCTCTCAAAAGTCATCAAAAGTATTCTACTCAAGTGGTCACAGAAATTGATGATTTACCCCATGATAAGCAATTAGAAATATATCAAAGGTTCGGTGAAGTATCAAAATTAACGCCCTATTTGATTAGTAGCGGTGGTAAATCTGTTCATGGTCATTTACTCCTAAACCAGCATACTCCTATTGATAAAGTAGTTTATCTGAGACGTTTACTATGTCTAATTGTAGATGGTGATCCAGCCGTTACCCGTCCACATCAACCATTTAGACTACCTACTTTTTATCGGAAAGAAAAAGGCATTTATCAAGCGATTTTACAAGAGAGTGATAATTACTCCTATGAGAGAATTTTAGAAGGTTTTAAAGCCTGTTTTGATGAGCTAGGCTATATTTTCCCTACTGAGATTGATGATCGATACTGGACTTATTTAACCTCAATTCTCCAATCCGATAAAGGGAATAAAGGAAGAAAAAAAGAAGCTGTAACGAAAGAAGAAAAATTAAAAGTATTAAAAGAAGCCCTTGCCACTGGTCAAAACGGGTTTTATGAATCTCTCAAGAAAACTCAAAAAGAAAGAATAGCCACAGCTAAAAACTATCAACTAAACCAAGATAATCTAAGCAATAGCGATAAAGAAAAATTAATTTTAGAGTTATTGCAGTATATACTTTCTAAAACCATAGGAGACGGGTTATATGAGGATTATCGCAGTCTCTTTTGTGCAGTAAAAAATGAGTTAGGACTTGAAAAAGCGATCCAAATAGCAGAGGCACATTCACCCGCTAAAACCAAATGGAGACAAGTCTTAACCTCAAGTCATGGCAATTTTACCATAGGCACAATTTATCATTACGCAAAAATTTGGGGGGGGTATTCTCCATCTAATTCTGAATATGGCAAGGTTATTCTCTCAGGTCAGGAAACACTCGATCAAGCAAACGAATCAATAAATGAATTTGACTTTACCCAGTGGAAAAAAGATGAATTAACCAAGTTAACTAAGTTCACCCCTGACAAAACTTTAAAATGTAAATTCATTGGAGAACTTCTTTATTTCAAAGACTTTGAAGGAAAAATTACAGCTATTCGAGCGCCAAAAGGTTCGGGTAAATCTTCCTTCTTATCTACTCTCAAGCGGTTTTTAAAACGTCTTGGTATTCCTTTATTACTGCTATTCGATAGAAATAAACTCAAGCATAAATTAGCTGACGAATTAGCTATTAATGTTATCGATGATAGTTTAAGTAATGATTTAATTGAGACTTTAGTAAATGTGCGTGAAGATATTGCAGCAACTATTGATTCACTACCACGACTCAAAAAATATGACTTGTCAGGATATTTTATTATTATTGATGAAGCTGAACAGGTTACAGACAGTTTAGGTATTTCTGAGACTCACATTAAATCCGTGCGTGGCATGGCGTGGGGTGTGCTAGATAGAGCGATAAAAGGGTCAAAAGGGGTATTAATCCAAGATGCAGATTTGAGCGATAAAACCGTAAATTATTGGGCAAAATTAGCACCACATTTAGCAGTAGAAAAAATAGAGAATGTAGCAAAACCCACCGCTAAAAATCTTTATTTATACTCCTCTCAAAACGCATCCAAAAGGGAAAATAAAGGTTATCTAAATTTGATGTTTAATGAGCTTGACAAGAAGTTAAAGGGTGAAGGGGAGGTTATGTTCTGTGTGGATTCTGAGACGCAAGGCAACGCTATCTATCATCAATATAAAGATAAATATAAAACAGTTTATCTTTCTTCTAAAACCATCGGGAATAATCCACAATTAAATAAATATACCGAAAATAAAGGTAAACAAATTAAAGAGGATAACATTCAACTTTTAATTGTTACCCCTGTTTTGCAAAGTGGTTTTTCTATTGAAATTGATAATTATTTTGATGCAGTCTTTGGATACTTTTTAGGGGTAACTACTTCTAATATATCTCGACAAATGTTGATGAGATATAGAGGTGATTGTGATAGATTTGTATGGTGTGCTAAGTACGGATTAAAGTATAAATCTTTCTACAATTTCAATACCATCAAAGAGAAATTAATTGATGCTGAGTTTATTACAAATTCAATTCAATACTTACAGCAAGTAGAAAAATTAACCACATTACAAGCCACTGTGAGAATTGCTGAAATTCTACAAGGGCAAAACCTACCACTGAATGTAAATTTAGACAACGTTGCCATGAGTCAAGCAAGAGTAAATCTTGACAAATCTATGCTTTTATCAAACTTTATCGAAGGAGCGGAAAATGAGGGGTATATTGTGGAATATCCTAGCACCATCGATTATGAAGGTAATATCAATTTACTAAAATCTTTAGCAACATTATCTGAGCAATCGTTGACGAAAGAAGCTCATCGAATTTCTATGAGTCCATTAATTGATAAATGGACATACGAAAGACTCTCAAGAAAAGCCACATTAACCGATGATGAAAGGGCAAAACTAGCACGGTATATTATCGCTCAAAGATTACCTGACCTACCTCTCAAAACTGAATTTATCAAAGCCTACATTCTCAAGGATAGGTACAAGGTTATTAATGGTATTCAAAATTATTATTTTTCCCAAAATTTTGAAGTTGCCAAAACCATTGACTTTAACTCATTGACAAGTAGAGTTAGACAAGCAGAAAATGGGGGGTTTTTCTATGGGGGGGATTTAAAAAATTATACTAAACTTGCCTTGCTATGGCATGAGCTAAAACTTGAGGATATTCGCTCAAATGGGTTTACTAACTTTACCTCAAAAGATTTTATCAGAACTATCACCCCAAAACTAAGATATATTCTCAAAACGCAAGGAATTAGTTACTCTGCTAACACCTCTCCTACCACAGTATTAAGTAAAATTCTAGGGTTATTTGGTTTTGGCATTCAGAAGGTTAAAAAATCAGGTGACCTTAGAGAATATAAAGTTATCAATAAAGAATTAGTAAGTAATGAACTTAACTGGACTGCTATTTATTCATCTATAAATACTCGTTTTTCTGCTGATTTAAACTTAGAAAAAGATTTTTATAGTGAAATGGGAGATTTTTATGGTAATGACCATCAAAGCCATACTGAGCATAGTTCAGACAGTGGACACCATGCACAGTTTTATATTAAGAAAAAAGATAATGGTGTCCACACTTCTAGTGAAGATATAGTAATGGATACAGGCGAGAAAATAGAGACGAGTCCCCCCCCCCTACCGTCCAATAAAAAAAATAAAAATAACCAAGAATTATTAGGGAAGAAATGTAATTTTTGGGATAATAATAAACAATGGGTACAAGGTTTTATTACTGAAATTCTTGATTTTGGTATTCAGTTAAAGGATTCTCATAACAATGTTAGTTACTGTGACTTAAGTCAAATTGAGATTTTAGAGGAGTTAGTGAAATGA
- a CDS encoding tyrosine-type recombinase/integrase, with the protein MLTIQSQYNITNAKNDTEVMALWFDGKTKTTIKTYGYSLKQFFNFAQCPLTEIRLDTLIQFKQYLLELNYAIASVNNKLMAIKSLLSFAYKIGYLPFNVGVVVKSVKNHENITDKILMTEEIKALINNAKNPRDALLIKLLANTGLRISEAINLKWSDIKLNKISVFGKGGKTRYVSIKDELLNELLTLKNNYCQYVFYSNRLTPLKRENVHTMLKDVAKKANLTDRVSAHWLRHSTASHALNNGASLHQVKELLGHGSINTTARYLHTLNGTTASDFIDF; encoded by the coding sequence ATGCTCACTATTCAATCGCAATACAACATAACCAACGCTAAAAATGATACAGAAGTAATGGCATTATGGTTCGATGGTAAAACAAAAACTACCATTAAAACCTATGGCTATTCATTAAAACAGTTCTTTAATTTTGCTCAATGTCCATTGACTGAGATAAGACTTGATACTTTAATTCAATTTAAGCAATATCTCCTTGAGTTAAATTACGCTATCGCATCGGTAAATAATAAGTTAATGGCTATCAAATCATTACTCAGTTTTGCCTATAAAATTGGTTATTTACCCTTCAATGTGGGAGTAGTTGTTAAGTCAGTGAAAAATCACGAAAATATAACCGACAAAATCTTAATGACTGAAGAAATAAAAGCCTTAATTAATAATGCTAAAAATCCCCGTGACGCTTTACTTATCAAGTTATTAGCTAATACTGGTTTAAGAATATCCGAGGCAATTAACCTTAAATGGAGTGATATTAAGTTAAATAAAATATCGGTATTCGGTAAAGGTGGCAAAACTCGTTATGTCTCCATCAAAGATGAATTACTGAATGAGTTATTAACACTGAAAAATAACTATTGTCAGTACGTTTTTTATAGTAATCGATTAACTCCATTAAAAAGGGAAAATGTCCATACTATGCTTAAAGATGTTGCCAAAAAAGCTAATTTAACCGATAGAGTATCAGCCCACTGGTTAAGACATTCTACAGCTTCCCACGCTCTAAATAACGGTGCTAGTTTACATCAAGTTAAGGAATTGTTAGGACATGGTAGCATCAATACCACCGCTCGTTATTTACACACTCTCAATGGTACAACCGCTAGTGATTTTATTGATTTTTAA
- a CDS encoding serine protease produces the protein MNNYSIPDIIDEVKSGIIQIVHEKNGVQLSSGTGFMANGYLVTNYHVIYNSSSDSEIIFRKCSNNSVKELMRVENSKDIELYYTEVGIGIEKENNDYLVLKLPKLANQNLYNFQLDSHKNKRIGEQILFLGYHFGQDRITAHNGFISSFYQSNNVDVIQIDGSINNGASGSPLIDPITKKVIGIVTRKEDGFTKIFKQIEKIISQNNELSSSMPSNTLQILGSKSLVDIPMQVKEINSSLLELMKQIKRSANVGIGYAFSVEQLMKENCFIID, from the coding sequence ATGAATAATTATTCAATACCTGACATTATTGATGAAGTTAAATCAGGAATTATCCAAATAGTCCATGAGAAAAATGGTGTTCAACTTTCTTCTGGGACTGGATTTATGGCTAATGGTTATTTAGTTACTAATTATCATGTTATTTATAATTCCTCTTCAGATTCAGAGATTATTTTTCGTAAATGTAGTAATAATTCAGTAAAAGAATTAATGAGAGTAGAAAACTCTAAAGACATCGAATTATATTATACAGAAGTAGGAATTGGAATTGAGAAAGAAAATAATGATTATCTAGTTTTAAAATTACCAAAATTAGCCAACCAAAATTTATATAATTTTCAACTTGATTCACACAAAAATAAACGGATAGGAGAACAAATTTTGTTTTTAGGTTATCATTTTGGTCAAGATAGAATAACTGCTCATAATGGGTTTATTTCATCTTTTTATCAAAGTAACAATGTTGATGTAATTCAAATAGATGGAAGTATTAATAATGGTGCTTCAGGAAGTCCTTTAATAGATCCAATCACTAAAAAAGTTATCGGTATTGTTACTCGTAAAGAAGATGGTTTCACAAAGATATTTAAACAAATAGAGAAAATTATAAGCCAAAATAATGAATTATCTTCATCAATGCCATCAAATACTTTGCAGATATTAGGATCTAAAAGTTTAGTAGATATACCAATGCAGGTTAAAGAAATTAATAGCTCATTATTAGAGCTTATGAAACAGATAAAACGTTCAGCAAATGTAGGAATTGGATATGCTTTTTCTGTAGAGCAATTGATGAAAGAAAATTGTTTTATAATCGACTAA
- a CDS encoding DUF5615 family PIN-like protein, whose amino-acid sequence MGFNHIYFIDRALGKSVGEALQKLGVKVEFHHQHFAPDSPDIEWLPIVSQREWIVLTKDKNIGRNLLEIKAIASSNAKVFTLVSGNLNTAQMINIFVRVIQKIDNFSTNNQAPFIAKIYKDATVKLWKNHNQLNQL is encoded by the coding sequence ATGGGTTTTAATCATATTTATTTCATTGATAGAGCATTAGGTAAATCTGTGGGTGAAGCATTACAGAAATTAGGGGTAAAAGTTGAATTTCATCATCAACATTTTGCTCCAGATTCTCCAGATATAGAGTGGCTACCAATTGTTAGTCAAAGAGAATGGATAGTTTTAACTAAAGATAAAAATATCGGTAGAAATTTATTAGAAATTAAGGCAATAGCTAGTTCTAATGCTAAAGTTTTTACCCTTGTATCTGGTAATCTTAATACGGCTCAAATGATAAATATTTTTGTACGTGTAATTCAAAAAATAGATAATTTTAGCACTAATAATCAAGCTCCTTTTATTGCTAAAATTTATAAAGATGCAACTGTTAAATTATGGAAAAATCATAATCAACTAAATCAACTATAA
- a CDS encoding DUF433 domain-containing protein gives MRERDRQKNNKWELDIYNIPTYSVTDASRYLNIPLPTLRTWLNGRKYNTIEGEKYFFPIIQRPSAEMSQLSFTNLVEAHILRVIRTIHNISLDKVRIALDYISERFNTNHPLATKQFSTDGVDLFLEEVGHLVNISRSGQLAMKKVLINLLTRIEWDKDNFATKLYPDLNNINENKIIQISPHISFGKPIITGTGIPIQVLTELYDAGDSLENIAKDYNCEVMQIEKAILFQSRLKAA, from the coding sequence ATGAGAGAGAGAGACAGGCAAAAAAATAATAAATGGGAATTGGATATATATAATATTCCTACTTATTCAGTCACAGATGCTTCACGGTATCTGAATATTCCTCTGCCTACTCTTCGTACATGGTTAAATGGGCGTAAATATAACACTATTGAAGGGGAAAAATATTTCTTTCCGATTATTCAACGTCCATCGGCTGAAATGTCTCAGCTTTCCTTTACTAACCTTGTCGAAGCTCATATTTTAAGAGTTATTCGCACTATTCATAATATTTCTTTAGATAAAGTTAGAATCGCCCTTGATTATATCAGTGAGAGATTTAATACTAATCATCCCCTCGCAACCAAACAATTTAGTACCGATGGAGTTGATTTATTTTTAGAAGAAGTTGGGCATTTAGTTAATATTAGTCGTTCAGGGCAATTAGCGATGAAAAAAGTTTTAATTAACTTGTTAACTCGTATCGAATGGGATAAGGATAATTTTGCGACTAAACTTTATCCTGATTTAAACAATATCAATGAGAATAAAATTATCCAAATTTCTCCTCATATTTCTTTTGGTAAACCTATTATTACAGGTACAGGAATACCGATTCAAGTATTAACCGAATTATATGACGCTGGAGATAGTCTTGAAAATATAGCCAAAGATTATAACTGTGAAGTTATGCAAATTGAAAAGGCTATTTTATTTCAGTCACGATTAAAGGCGGCATGA